The Dendropsophus ebraccatus isolate aDenEbr1 chromosome 2, aDenEbr1.pat, whole genome shotgun sequence DNA segment GATATGTGATATCAGTGATAGGTGATATGATATATGATATTAGTGATAGGTGATATGTGATATCAATGATGGGTGATGTGATATGTGATATCAGTGATAGGTGATATGTGATATCAGTGATAGGTGAGGTAATATGTGATATCAGTGATAGGTGATATGTGATATCAGTGATAGGTGATGTGATATCAGTGATATGTGATATTAGTGATAGGTGATATGTGATATCAGTTATAGGGGATGTGATATGTGATATCAGTGATAGGTGATATGTGTTAGGTGATGTGATATTAGTGATAGGTGATAGAGTCTGTGTTTTCCCTCAGCTCATATTACGTGTTTGCTCCGTATGGTGTCGTACCAGTAAATGTTCCTCTGGATCAGGGCTGAttcactgtttttactttttCAGGCCTGTCGGGGTGATCTGCTACTTGTGGTGAGTGCGGGGAACAGTCCAGGGAGGGGGGGTGCTCTGGTCTCATCCAGGGCTGTAACTAGCAATGGCTGGgctccatagcaaacttttgattggggcccccccttccccatcaagtttagtcataactgcaagggtttttcaggagtgcttgcagttaaagggatatttgcagaacctgggaggcccacttggccacctgatgctgcaaatgatgacagctcagggggcccagtgtattgcaggagcaggcaacagggcccccctgatgcggtgggccccatagcagctgctatggctgctacagtggtagttacgcccctggtctcATCACTTCATTGACGCCCAAATGATGcgatgtgtgagtgtgagtgtgcaCTGCATGATATGTGTACAGTTATTTGGGGTAGTGCTCTCTACTACATCATATTACATCCTGTCCAGTGCAGTGTCCTGGGGCTGCTgggtgttgttagcagtgggctgGGGGTTGGTGTTATAGCCCACTGATGTCAGGTTGtgtcccccctgccccctcatgGTGACGGTTTTCCTCCCTCTGTTTTGCGCAGTCTGGTCAGCGCTTCGCCGTTTGCCGGTCAGAATGACAGAGAGACGTTACTGAACGTACAACAAGGGAAGATAAACTGGAGCTGCCCGGGGTTCACCCAGCTCAGCGATGGAGCCAAACACTTCATGATGGCGACCGTCCACATGTCTCCTGAGTGAGTCCAAAAATACAGCGTCTCCTCTACccctcacagctgaggggttgttacagtgtatcggcaCTGACAttgtcctgcccccccccacacacacacagctgaggggttgttacagtgtatcagtgctgacattgtcctgtaccccaccacagctgagggattgttacagtgtatcaacACTGAAAATACAAACACAGCAGCACAAATCTCTCTGCGCTGAtgcattgtaacaaaccctcagctgtatgTCCAGAATCCTCCAGTAGCTCCAGAGCGCCCCCGGCTGAACACAGTGTGTCTCTTCATATGATAGTCTGTAACCTTAACCATTTGTCTTCTTGGTTTTGGTAGCGCCCGGCCCAGCGCCAGTGACTGTATCTGCCACAGGTGGTTTACGGTGAGTCGTGTTATGTCATCTGGTGTTTTCTGTCACTTATGACACGGTTACATGTCATTATACCTTTATATTGTGCCATTATATTATATCCTTCAGATATAGCATGTTCCATAGTGCAGTACAGAgcttatcactcccatcatccctgaccccaggagctcacaatctaatcgctgtatcacacacaatgtatcactcccatcatccctgaccccaggagctcacaatgTAATCTCCCTATCATACACaatgtacccccctccccccatcatccctgaccccaggagctcacaatctaatcgctgtatcacacacagtgtatcactctcatcatccctgaccccaggagttCACAGTCTAAtcctcctatcacacacagtgtatcactctcatcatccctgaccccaggagctcacagtcTAAtcctcctatcacacacagtgtatcactctcatcatccctgaccccaggagctcacagtcTAATCCTCCTATCACAtacaatgtatcactcccatcatcccatcaATCTATATTGTGGGTCTGATCTTTTCTTATCACTATCTTATTCCAGGTGAGCTCCGGCCCGGAGGACACACAACCAATCAGCTCCAAGAACCTGAGATTCCTCGTAGCTCGCAGCCGGTGGCAGGTGAGTGCTGTCTATTGCCATCTCTTTATTGCAAGAGAATTACGGGTAATTCTTCTAAAGCTGGATGTTATATGTACTTGGATATGTTCAGTAGTATAAGGCAGATATGCTGTCAGTGGGTCTTGGTTCAGTATCAGCAATGTGTTCTTGTATTGCCAATTGTATTAAGTGGATATACCTTATAATGTTGTTTCCTTTTGTGTTTTTAGCGCTCGCTGATGTGTTATAAATCCATCCTGGTGATGAGGTCGATTCCTGAGCTTCTCAACGGCAAGTTGGAGATCACATCCCTAGGCATCCCCCGACACTTGGTGGAGTGCAGCAGCTCCTCCACCAGTAGTGGGTCTTCCTCCGATAACGAAAGCGACATCAGTCCCACGGCCAAagactgtgatccttctctcgaGCTGCACTTGTCAATTTTTAAAATGtctgaaaaggaaaaaacatcagAGTCTGGAGAGGGACAAGAAAGTAAAGACGTTTTAGAAGACAAGAAGACAGAAAGTTCAGACATCTCTCCGATGACTGGACACAAGCGTGAACATGAGGATGTGGTTGGTCTGACTGAAAGCCCAAAGGAGCTGGAGGAAGACGACAAAATGTTGGTTCATTCTTTGGAGACATCACCAGTGAGACAAGTCATCCACAGATCGGCCACTATTGAAGTCGGGGGCCTTGCGTCTAAAAAACCAAAGACTGGATCTTTTATTAGGGGGACTTCAGCAGACAGTGCCCTGCTACTACAAAGAGCAGATGAGAAACCATCATCAGTGTGTGTGCCGCGACAAAGCATCATCAACAGCACCTTCTACAACCAGGACTCTGAAAGGCCCGGCGTAGCATCACCAGACGGCTCACTCAAAGACAAGGACTTCATCAGGCATAGAGAGCGAGCACGTAGAAGTCTGATGAAAGCTGGGTACTCAACAAAAATTTTAAGTGGTTTGCGAGAACCTCTTCTTGAACAGTTTGCAATGGAACAAAGAATGTTGTCCGACCAAGATGGAGTGCTTGGCTCCCTCAAGAAATCAGCTTCATTCGACACAGCAAAGGGCACCTTTAGGTCTTCATTCAAAGTTTCTAGCCGGAGTCGATCCCTCGATGACTACAAATCAAGACCCTTGAGTGTCTATAAAGGAACTCTTGTGGAAGAAGCAGATCAAGATCCTTTGAGAATTGAACAAGGAACCTTGAAGAAGATGGACACAAAGCTTCCTCCTGAGGTCTCTGTACCTCCCGAAGTTCATAAATTTTCAGCACCTGTAAGGCTGTCCTCAACACAAAGGCCTCTGTCTGCACCCCCAACAGACAGGGACAGCACAATTATCGCAGTCTTCCATCAGCAGTCAATACTGGAGTCTAAAGTAAGACCATCCTCTGTACCACCACAGGTAGAAGAAAGTACCATTATAACATTTGTAAAACCAAGACAAACTTTAGAGTCCTCAGAGACAAGGAAAACAGACACATCGAAGGTTCCTCCTCCACCTACTCAATCCAGTAAGAAGAATGAAGCTCCATCATTAGACATTCAGGGCAGAGTGACATTTACTGTCCATAGTACTTCTGAGGGGAATGATTTCTTAATCTCTGACACTTCCATAGGAGGAGACAAATGTTCTGAAAGTTTCACTGTGGATAAGACGAGGAGTGAAGTGTTGACGGATGCTGAAGAGACCAATGCTGAAAAGTTGTTTCAGTTTGTAGAGTTGGGCAATGACAAAAATGAAATGATGACGGTGATACATGAAGGAACCACGCAGGAACATGTCACAGATCTGAGGGAACATGATGGTAGACCAGGGAAGGAAACTGAACCTCCCTCTGCACCTCAGGTAGTGACAGCCACAGAATCTTCTGAAAATAAAACCCTCCAAGATAGGATTTTGGTAGATAAAACGGTTTGCCAGCCAGATGATGGAGACAAGACACAAGTGTTCATCGATCAGACTCCTGACCTTCAGAAAAGTCCCAGAGATGAAATGTCCACacccaaaacactggaaactacTCAAAAAGTGCAACTACCAGCAAATAACACTGATGTGTCTCCCATCAGTGATGGCCACCATGTTGTTGGCAGAGATtcacagcatccagtatatagtgatggagcTAGCCCTACACTTGAGGACTTGGTTGGAGAGATGTCCTCGTTGTCAGATGAGATGGATGTGTTGGCAAATGAAGAGAAGCCGGTCAAACAAGAATCTCTCACTCCTTCTCCTTCAGTTATTCCATCAGGATTCCAGGATGTGGCTCATTCCCTGGGGGAGTTCTCCACAATCGATACAGCCCCCTGCCCCACGGAGCAAATCCCGAAGGAGCCACAGATAACGTCAGTCTCTCAGTGTAGCTTCTATGAGTCTTTGTCTCGTGCCGAGGTCTCCACTGTCGAGAGCCACAGCTCCAGTAAAACATTTATTTCCCATTCGGATAGTTCTGGCACGGGACGACGATCTGACAACTTCTCAGACTTCGATGAGGCTGGTAGACATTCTGAAGTGTCTCTGGTGGAGATTGGTGGAATTCCTCATGACAAGTCGTCCACAGGTCTAGAGCTTCGCCCATTGGATGTTGGTGCTACTCATCCCCAGCTCTATGATTTTTACAATATCTTTACGTCTCCCCAGACGTCTCTGACGATAGAGGAACCAAAGTCATCTACATGTCAGCATCCAACAGACTGTGGTGAGACAGCTATGGAGACCTCATGTGTGGTGGCAGGGAGTGACACCATGTCCGCTCCA contains these protein-coding regions:
- the LOC138783865 gene encoding obscurin-like, translated to MDAAERSGWTPGAQHWDVHSHVYIQRSRLHVSPEPGARPPYMQVTIEDVHSHRGEMAQFDAVIDGSPPLTITWYKDNDPLKENNRIRTLREDRKYSLIIHQTEAGDGGVYTCIAHNPAGEVSCKAELVMAAEEKEQETKASHKRRKLKSFFEVKEEIGRGSFGFVKRVVHKGNGATCAAKFIPLRSKTRKQAYRERDILSGVSHERVTLLLDAFETKKTLILIMEICCGEELLDRLFRKRTITEKEVKIYILQLLEAIAYLHDKNILHLDIKPSNILMVHTDQDDIKLCDFGFAQKIIPSKFQYSKYGSPEFVAPEIASQAPVCKASDIWPVGVICYLCLVSASPFAGQNDRETLLNVQQGKINWSCPGFTQLSDGAKHFMMATVHMSPDARPSASDCICHRWFTVSSGPEDTQPISSKNLRFLVARSRWQRSLMCYKSILVMRSIPELLNGKLEITSLGIPRHLVECSSSSTSSGSSSDNESDISPTAKDCDPSLELHLSIFKMSEKEKTSESGEGQESKDVLEDKKTESSDISPMTGHKREHEDVVGLTESPKELEEDDKMLVHSLETSPVRQVIHRSATIEVGGLASKKPKTGSFIRGTSADSALLLQRADEKPSSVCVPRQSIINSTFYNQDSERPGVASPDGSLKDKDFIRHRERARRSLMKAGYSTKILSGLREPLLEQFAMEQRMLSDQDGVLGSLKKSASFDTAKGTFRSSFKVSSRSRSLDDYKSRPLSVYKGTLVEEADQDPLRIEQGTLKKMDTKLPPEVSVPPEVHKFSAPVRLSSTQRPLSAPPTDRDSTIIAVFHQQSILESKVRPSSVPPQVEESTIITFVKPRQTLESSETRKTDTSKVPPPPTQSSKKNEAPSLDIQGRVTFTVHSTSEGNDFLISDTSIGGDKCSESFTVDKTRSEVLTDAEETNAEKLFQFVELGNDKNEMMTVIHEGTTQEHVTDLREHDGRPGKETEPPSAPQVVTATESSENKTLQDRILVDKTVCQPDDGDKTQVFIDQTPDLQKSPRDEMSTPKTLETTQKVQLPANNTDVSPISDGHHVVGRDSQHPVYSDGASPTLEDLVGEMSSLSDEMDVLANEEKPVKQESLTPSPSVIPSGFQDVAHSLGEFSTIDTAPCPTEQIPKEPQITSVSQCSFYESLSRAEVSTVESHSSSKTFISHSDSSGTGRRSDNFSDFDEAGRHSEVSLVEIGGIPHDKSSTGLELRPLDVGATHPQLYDFYNIFTSPQTSLTIEEPKSSTCQHPTDCGETAMETSCVVAGSDTMSAPPPQQVTKDRKSSRKRIKLFRPHRKSETTVKTMEPSLKQKVKASVANISRIIKRKPGNGKEAGPSNVMKLPAAEQAAHGKVYGSVKRKGLPTFRLPNLSGKDKAPAFVEELTDQTVVMGHLVTLSCRTAQPVTNVEWYKDGVPIQSNERLLISSTLKNYHLLTILLVTAQDLGIYACVATNVLGSASTCCIIKKAEIPCCPSSPEVAQVYKDGALIVWKPVESSSPVTYFLQYRREGEEWRALTLDISDCCYSTHSLCEGHVYSFRIACISKAGMGPYSEPSAAVRIGRWSPGCTQISAAAEPQDSSGFMADLQKQGRSGRFSSVRLCTEKSTGRAFAAKVIPYTEETKEATLQEYHMLKKLHHTNLVQLHAAYLSPQDLVLILELCEGRQLLHCLCAGPSYSELEVRDYLWQVLSAVEFLHDKQILHLDLRSENMVVTEHKLLKVLDFGNAQYYFPEKVIIPPRYTDFLETMAPELLEGQGAAPPTDIWAVGITAFIMLSADLPFSCDPGSELEIQKGPVRFSRCYAGLSGGAVRFLQSALWANPWGRPSASDCLKMPWLQEAGLATLEEPPVTFHSAKLRSFMHERRKREAAVQAAMQKGQ